A region from the Lolium perenne isolate Kyuss_39 chromosome 4, Kyuss_2.0, whole genome shotgun sequence genome encodes:
- the LOC127348411 gene encoding probable histidine kinase 2 has protein sequence MAEEIRKCGSRFKHFLAFIPLVASGAIVLVVALAYIYASRHVKEATSAAVSSNMYASLDHVAAGMQAILAANHSAFIVADYLAATSNMNHLSHAEQNLFMVFAMQPHVAEMSYAGVDGSAFTYYRGKDGRPRKMFGLRLVWQKETMFREIGVAVVSVVCLLAAIAAVACFFMARALWRSGSREAALQDDVMRQKEALQQAERKSMNKSNAFASASHDIRSSLSVIAGLINVSRTEARANPNLTYYLDQMEIGTKKLFDILNTILDMSKVESGKMQLEEVQFSMADVLEESMDMANVVGMSRGVEVVWDPCDFSVLRCDAVIGDCKRFKQILDNLLGNAIKFTHDGHVVLRAWANRPIARTSMISTPSRLAPCWRASVFCRWLLGTREEGVEQNAHRSLLQNDPNAIEFYFEVVDTGLGIPKEKRESVFENYVQVNEGHGGTGLGLGIVQSFVRLMGGEISIKDKEPGEVGTCFGFNVFLKISDVEADIKHGREATSLLREPGCFKGGQCVLLVHGDETRRILQTWMENVGMKVWPVPRAELLAPTMEKARAAVGASPSRPASISSSQGGSDDLDGVADRCFSSKEMVTQVLRNSSGNHAGHLHPFGLLVIVDVSGGRLNEIIQEAPSLARIKHQVPCRVACITDLRTSSEDLRGLKEAASCDMDLRKPIHGSRLSKLLQVMRELQASPFPQQHSHQVRITINELPAADQATAALSEITSAATATTTSSEMTSAAAVPQEPPKLEDDQPLQGKRVLLVEDTRVLQFIQKKMLSTLGATVVVAADGSEAVAMFINALGIASDGVASEERVALPYDVIFMDCQMPVMDGYEATKRIREEESRYRIRTPIIALTAHSEEEELQKTIQAGMDLHLTKPIQKEKVVEAVHQVWKEDN, from the exons ATGGCTGAAGAGATTCGAAAGTGTGGTAGTCGCTTCAAGCACTTCCTAGCCTTTATCCCTCTG GTTGCCAGTGGAGCGATTGTTCTCGTGGTAGCTCTGGCCTACATTTACGCCTCTAGGCATGTAAAAGAAGCCACTAGTGCTGCTGTGTCGAGCAACATGTACGCGTCTCTGGACCACGTCGCCGCCGGCATGCAGGCTATCCTGGCAGCCAACCATTCCGCCTTCATAGTTGCAGACTACCTAGCGGCTACAAGCAACATGAATCACTTATCTCAC GCGGAACAAAACTTGTTTATGGTGTTCGCAATGCAGCCGCACGTGGCCGAGATGTCATACGCCGGCGTCGATGGCTCCGCCTTCACCTACTACCGCGGCAAGGATGGCCGGCCCAGAAAGATGTTC GGACTCCGGCTGGTGTGGCAAAAGGAGACCATGTTCCGCGAGATAGGGGTGGCCGTGGTCTCTGTCGTGTGCTTGCTCGCGGCCATCGCGGCTGTGGCATGCTTCTTCATGGCGCGGGCACTTTGGCGGTCGGGGTCGCGGGAGGCCGCGCTCCAGGATGACGTCATGAGGCAGAAGGAAGCGCTCCAGCAGGCAGAGCGCAAGAGCATGAATAAGAGCAACGCATTCGCGTCCGCCAGCCACGACATCCGATCCTCGCTCTCTGTCATAGCTGGACTCATCAATGTCTCTCGGACGGAGGCGCGGGCAAACCCCAACCTCACCTACTACCTCGATCAGATGGAGATTGGCACCAAGAAGCTCTTTG ATATACTTAACACCATACTAGACATGAGCAAGGTGGAGTCCGGGAAGATGCAATTGGAGGAGGTGCAGTTCAGCATGGCTGACGTCCTTGAAGAATCCATGGACATGGCAAACGTCGTCGGTATGTCTAGAGGCGTTGAGGTGGTTTGGGACCCCTGTGACTTCTCTGTTCTTCGATGCGATGCGGTCATCGGTGACTGCAAGCGCTTCAAACAGATCCTCGACAACCTTCTTGGAAATGCTATCAAGTTCACGCACGACGGCCACGTCGTGCTCCGCGCGTGGGCCAACCGCCCTATCGCAAGGACTTCCATGATCAGCACCCCATCTAGGCTCGCCCCCTGCTGGCGAGCGAGCGTGTTCTGTCGGTGGCTGCTAGGAACGAGGGAAGAAGGTGTCGAGCAGAATGCTCACCGATCACTTCTTCAGAATGATCCTAACGCCATTGAGTTTTACTTTGAGGTAGTAGATACAGGTCTTGGGATCCCAAAGGAGAAAAGAGAATCTGTATTTGAAAACTACGTTCAGGTAAATGAAGGGCATGGTGGCACCGGCCTAGGCCTAGGAATTGTCCAATCATTT GTACGTTTGATGGGTGGCGAAATAAGCATCAAGGACAAAGAGCCGGGAGAAGTGGGAACGTGCTTCGGATTCAACGTCTTCCTCAAGATCAGCGACGTTGAAGCGGACATCAAGCACGGGAGGGAGGCGACGTCCCTATTAAGGGAGCCTGGCTGCTTCAAGGGTGGGCAGTGCGTCCTCCTAGTCCACGGGGACGAGACCCGGCGGATCCTCCAGACATGGATGGAGAATGTCGGGATGAAGGTGTGGCCCGTCCCGCGCGCCGAGCTCCTCGCCCCGACAATGGAGAAGGCACGCGCCGCCGTGGGCGCCTCGCCGTCCAGGCCAGCGTCGATCTCTTCGTCGCAGGGCGGCAGTGATGACTTGGATGGTGTAGCTGACCGGTGCTTCAGCTCCAAAGAGATGGTCACCCAGGTCCTGCGGAACAGCAGCGGCAACCATGCAGGGCACCTCCACCCGTTCGGCTTGCTCGTCATCGTCGACGTCTCCGGTGGGAGGCTCAACGAGATCATCCAGGAGGCGCCGAGCCTCGCGAGGATCAAGCACCAAGTTCCGTGCAGGGTAGCGTGCATTACTGACCTCAGGACCTCCTCCGAGGACTTGAGGGGGCTCAAGGAGGCAGCAAGCTGCGATATGGACCTGCGCAAGCCGATCCACGGCTCCCGACTGAGCAAGCTCCTTCAGGTCATGAGAGAGCTCCAGGCCTCTCCGTTTCCACAACAGCATTCGCATCAGGTCAGGATCACCATCAATGAGCTGCCAGCTGCGGATCAGGCCACTGCCGCGTTGTCTGAAATCACATCTGCGGCGACA GCCACTACAACGTCGTCTGAAATGACGTCTGCGGCGGCAGTGCCCCAGGAGCCGCCCAAGCTTGAAGATGACCAGCCTCTGCAAGGGAAGCGCGTCCTGCTGGTGGAAGACACAAGGGTATTGCAGTTTATCCAAAAGAAAATGTTGAGCACTCTGGGTGCAACTGttgtggtagcagcggatggatccGAGGCCGTGGCAATGTTTATCAATGCTCTTGGGATTGCAAGTGATGGTGTTGCTTCAGAGGAACGGGTGGCCTTGCCCTACGACGTGATATTCATGGATTGTCAG ATGCCGGTGATGGACGGCTACGAAGCGACAAAGCGCATCCGTGAGGAAGAAAGTCGTTACAGGATCCGCACCCCAATCATCGCGTTGACCGCGCACTCGGAGGAGGAGGAACTGCAAAAGACCATCCAAGCAGGGATGGATCTCCACCTGACTAAGCCAATACAGAAGGAGAAGGTTGTTGAGGCTGTTCATCAGGTGTGGAAGGAAGATAACTGA
- the LOC127292854 gene encoding uncharacterized protein, producing MEESGTTHYDLFIYDSKPDAWTCEPTVFPQETPPNFSSDRVITIAGTMVWVDLSQGIILCDLDLPPEEESSREGPRQLRYIRLPKPVLQPLNTKSFSRDIAVVDDRIKFVDLNIHDSSLGLYSWTAVTWSMSVGDLEFHKDGVVKSADIAPSGALDLGSVFVAHPTLSSHHSDILYLMAKAGPALPDRESTLIALDMKNMKMERVVKYTMQREGSMIFAYMLTTISKYLAPPGGISFSSARLLLQARTNMANPEATKPPGQDEAAHKDGAGNAHPPPFLEVTCRSSGEVRRFAAGTTARYALHAVNRKLAPGSPAALHVEAAKDGEEPVCFGPTAPLADYGRGWRLQTVTEQDAQENHHAPPSGDTKEGGGEAKRARDREALVKKATSAYLAKIGLAFLFIFLLGGLFTYLLETIPDMIQHASTPESL from the exons ATGGAGGAATCAGGAACCACGCACTATGACCTTTTCATCTATGATTCCAAGCCTGATGCTTGGACCTGTGAGCCTACCGTTTTTCCACAGGAGACACCTCCAAATTTTAGTTCCGACAGAGTAATCACCATCGCTGGCACCATGGTCTGGGTCGACCTATCCCAGGGCATAATCCTCTGTGACTTGGACCTGCCTCCTGAGGAGGAAAGCAGCCGGGAAGGTCCGAGGCAGCTTCGCTACATCCGGCTGCCCAAGCCAGTACTGCAGCCGCTCAACACCAAGTCCTTCTCCCGGGATATCGCCGTTGTTGATGACCGCATCAAGTTCGTCGACCTTAATATCCATGACAGTAGTCTGGGCCTGTATTCTTGGACCGCCGTTACATGGAGTATGTCAGTTGGTGATTTAGAGTTTCACAAGGACGGGGTGGTGAAATCTGCTGATATTGCCCCCTCGGGTGCATTGGATCTTGGGTCGGTCTTTGTTGCCCACCCAACTCTCAGCTCCCACCATAGTGACATTCTCTACTTGATGGCCAAGGCTGGGCCAGCTCTACCTGACCGTGAGTCAACTTTGATTGCTCTTGACATGAAGAACATGAAGATGGAGCGAGTTGTGAAGTACACCATGCAAAGAGAAGGCAGCATGATCTTCGCCTACATGCTCACTACCATCTCCAAGTATCTCGCTCCGCCAGGAG GAATCTCCTTTTCCTCTGCTCGGCTGCTCCTCCAGGCTCGCACGAACATGGCAAATCCGGAGGCAACCAAACCGCCCGGACAGGACGAGGCGGCGCACAAGGACGGCGCCGGCAACGCTCATCCCCCTCCG TTCCTGGAGGTGACCTGCAGGAGCTCCGGCGAGGTCCGGCGGTTCGCGGCCGGGACGACCGCCCGCTACGCGCTGCACGCGGTCAACCGCAAGCTCGCCCCGGGCTCCCCGGCGGCGCTGCACGTGGAGGCCGCCAAGGACGGCGAGGAGCCCGTCTGCTTCGGCCCCACCGCGCCCCTCGCCGACTACGGCCGCGGCTGGAGGCTCCAGACCGTCACCGAGCAGGACGCGCAGGAAAACCACCACGCGCCGCCATCCGGCGACACG AAGGAGGGAGGCGGCGAGGCGAAGCGGGCTCGAGACAGGGAGGCGCTCGTGAAGAAGGCCACCTCGGCGTACCTCGCCAAGATCGGGCTCGCGTTCCTCTTCATATTTCTGCTCGGCGGACTGTTCACCTACTTGCTCGAGACCATCCCCGACATGATCCAGCACGCATCCACTCCCGAATCCTTGTAA
- the LOC127292851 gene encoding DExH-box ATP-dependent RNA helicase DExH3, translated as MRRCLRRGLGILLVPLPSPLSRPPPVPLAALLLLPRRLDALSLRPFCSYGGGRAVEQFSDDEYDHEYEDHRPSSSVANIDEWRWKLNMLQRNAEEQEIISRDRRDRRDYDQIANLAKRMGLYSELYGRVIVASKVPLPNYRPDLDDKRPQREVVIPLSLQRRVEGLVQEHLDRALLPFDKDGHETESGSEKTEPANLDERQDPLLDQSVMEKVLQRKSIRMRNFQRSWQESPEGVKMVEFRKSLPAYKEKERLLAAIARNQVIVISGETGCGKTTQLPQFVMESEIESGRGAFCNIICTQPRRISAMAVAERVSTERGENLGESVGYKVRLEGMKGRDTHLLFCTSGILLRRLLSDRNLNGVSHVFVDEIHERGMNEDFLLIVLKDLLSRRPDLRLILMSATLNAELFSSYFGGAPTIHIPGFTHPVRAHFLEDILERTGYKMTPSNQLDDYGQDKVWKTQRQLLPRKRKNQITTLVEDALQNSNFETYGSRTRDSLSNWNPDCIGFNLIEAVLCHICRKERPGAVLVFMTGWDDISSLKDQLKAHPLLGDPNRVLLLSCHGSMATSEQRLIFDKAPPNVRKVVLATNMAEASITINDIVFVMDCGKAKETTYDALNNTPCLLPSWISKASARQRRGRAGRVTPGECYHLYPRCVYDAFAEYQLPELLRTPLNSLCLQIKSLQVGSIGEFLSAALQPPEPRAVQNAVEFLKMIGSLDENENLTDLGRYLSMLPVDPKLGKMLIMGAVFRCIDPILTVVAGLSARDPFLLPQDKKDLAGTAKSRFSAKDYSDHMALVRAYEGWKDAEREGSGYEYCWRNFLSAQTLQAIHSLRKQFSYILKDAGLIDSDANTNNSLSHNQSLVRGVICSGLFPGISSVVHRENSMAFKTMDDGQVLVYANSVNAKYQTIPYPWLVFGEKVKVNAVFIRDSTGVSDSILILFGGAVTKGSVAGHLKMLDGYIDLFMDPSLSECYLQLKEELDKLVHKKLEDPTFDIHKEGKYILFAAQELAAGDLCEGRFVFGRETRRARLRDSEDGKSNIIKDGMNPKSLLQTLLMRAGHTPPKYKTKHLKTNEFRSMVEFKGMQFVGKPKRNKQIAERDAAIEALGWLTQTSGTKLQDEGDDSPLDLTDNMLKLLSKPRKHTRKNSRK; from the exons ATGCGCCGCTGCTTACGGCGCGGGCTGGGCATCCTCCTCGTCCCACTCCCAAGCCCACTCAGCCGGCCGCCGCCGGTACCTCTCGCGGCTCTCCTGCTCCTCCCGCGTCGCCTCGATGCCCTCTCCCTTCGCCCCTTCTGCAGCTACGGCGGGGGACGCGCCGTCGAGCAGTTCTCCGACGACGAGTACGACCACGAGTATGAGGACCACCGG CCGTCGTCGTCGGTGGCCAACATCGACGAGTGGAGGTGGAAGCTGAACATGCTGCAGCGCAACGCGGAAGAGCAGGAGATCATCTCCAGGGACCGGAGGGACCGCCGGGACTATGACCAGATCGCCAACCTCGCCAAGAGGATGGGGCTCTACAG TGAGCTGTATGGGAGGGTTATTGTTGCGAGCAAGGTCCCGCTGCCGAACTACAGGCCAGACCTGGACGACAAGCGTCCGCAGAGAGAG GTGGTGATCCCGCTAAGCTTGCAGAGGAGGGTTGAAGGACTTGTGCAGGAGCACCTTGACCGCGCGCTCTTGCCATTTGATAAAGATGGCCACGAGACAGAAAGTGGTTCCGAGAAAACTGAGCCTGCCAACTTGGACGAGAGGCAGGATCCTCTGCTCGACCAGTCGGTCATGGAGAAGGTCCTTCAGAGGAAGAGTATTCGGATGCGCAATTTTCAACGAAGTTGGCAG GAATCACCTGAAGGTGTTAAGATGGTAGAATTTCGGAAATCCCTCCCAGCATACAAGGAGAAGGAAAGGCTTCTAGCAGCCATTGCACGTAATCAG GTTATAGTTATTTCGGGAGAGACTGGGTGTGGCAAGACAACACAGTTGCCTCAGTTTGTGATGGAATCCGAGATAGAATCTGGTCGGGGGGCCTTTTGTAACATAATTTGTACACAGCCACGGAGAATATCTGCAATGGCCGTTGCAGAAAGAGTATCCACCGAAAGAGGAGAAAATCTTGGTGAATCG GTTGGCTACAAAGTTCGATTGGAGGGAATGAAAGGAAGGGATACGCATTTACTTTTCTGTACCAGTGGTATTTTACTGAGACGATTGCTGAGTGACCGAAACTTGAATGGGGTGTCTCATGTGTTTGTTGATGAAATACATGAAAGAGGCATGAATGAAG ATTTCTTATTGATTGTTCTAAAGGACCTATTGTCACGACGCCCCGATTTAAGGTTGATATTGATGAGTGCTACTTTAAATGCGGAACTGTTCTCAAGTTATTTCGGAGGAGCGCCAACTATCCACATTCCT GGATTCACACATCCAGTGAGGGCGCATTTTCTGGAAGACATATTAGAGAGGACAGGATATAAGATGACACCAAGTAATCAACTTGACGACTACGGCCAAGATAAAGTCTGGAAGACTCAGAGACAGCTATTGCCTAGAAAGAGGAAAAATCAAATTACCACACTTGTGGAG GATGCTCTTCAAAATTCGAACTTCGAAACCTATGGCTCAAGGACACGTGATTCTTTGTCAAACTGGAATCCTGATTGCATAGGGTTTAATCTCATAGAGGCTGTTCTGTGCCACATATGTCGCAAAGAGCGACCTGGTGCAGTTTTAGTTTTCATGACCGGGTGGGATGACATTAGTTCTTTGAAGGATCAACTAAAAGCGCATCCATTGCTAGGTGACCCAAATAGAGTGCTACTGCTTTCATGTCACGGTTCAATGGCTACTTCTGAACAG AGGCTAATATTTGATAAGGCACCTCCTAATGTTCGGAAGGTAGTACTTGCCACTAACATGGCAGAAGCAAGTATTACAATAAATGACATTGTTTTTGTTATGGATTGTGGAAAAGCAAAGGAAACCACATACGATGCTCTAAACAACACTCCCTGCTTACTCCCCTCGTGGATTTCAAAGGCTTCTGCCCGCCAG AGGAGGGGCAGAGCTGGTCGTGTCACACCTGGAGAATGCTATCATCTCTACCCTAGATGTGTGTATGATGCATTTGCGGAGTAccagcttcctgagcttcttagaACTCCTTTGAATTCACTATGTTTGCAGATAAAAAGTTTGCAGGTTGGCAGCATTGGGGAGTTTCTATCAGCTGCTTTGCAGCCTCCAGAACCAAGAGCT GTCCAAAATGCAGTGGAATTCCTGAAGATGATTGGATCATTAGATGAAAATGAGAACCTTACTGATCTAG GAAGATACCTCTCCATGCTTCCAGTTGATCCAAAGTTGGGGAAGATGCTTATAATGGGTGCAGTTTTCCGTTGCATTGACCCTATACTCACTGTGGTCGCTGGATTGAGTGCCCGGGATCCTTTCCTGTTGCCGCAAGACAAGAAGGAT TTGGCAGGAACTGCAAAATCAAGATTCTCAGCAAAAGATTATAGTGATCATATGGCCCTTGTCCGAGCTTATGAAGGATGGAAAGATGCTGAGAGGGAAGGATCTGGTTATGAGTACTGCTGGAGGAATTTCCTTTCTGCTCAAACACTACAAGCCATTCATTCTCTTCGAAAGCAATTCAGTTATATCTTAAAGGATGCTGGCTTGATAGACTCTGATGCAAATACAAATAATAGTTTGAGCCATAATCAATCATTAGTCCGTGGTGTCATTTGTTCTGGGCTTTTTCCTGGGATATCATCTGTTGTG CATAGAGAAAACTCGATGGCCTTCAAGACAATGGATGATGGCCAAGTTCTTGTTTATGCT AATTCTGTGAACGCTAAGTACCAGACCATCCCTTATCCATGGCTGGTCTTTGGTGAGAAGGTGAAGGTAAATGCTGTCTTCATCCGTGATTCAACTGGAGTATCAGATTCGATACTGATCTTATTTGGTGGTGCTGTTACAAAAGGAAGCGTG GCTGGGCACTTGAAGATGCTCGATGGTTACATTGATCTATTTATGGATCCCAGCCTATCTGAGTGCTACTTGCAACTTAAAGAAGAACTTGATAAACTTGTACACAAGAAG CTTGAAGACCCAACCTTCGACATTCACAAGGAAGGCAAATACATCTTATTTGCTGCACAAGAGCTTGCTGCAGGCGACCTATGCGAAGGAAGGTTTGTGTTTGGCCGAGAAACGAGACGAGCGAGGCTTCGGGACAGCGAAGACGGCAAAAGCAACATCATAAAGGATGGGATGAATCCAAAGAGCCTGCTGCAGACCTTGCTGATGAGGGCAGGCCATACGCCTCCCAAGTACAAGACAAAGCACCTCAAGACCAACGAGTTCAGATCCATGGTGGAGTTCAAAGGGATGCAGTTTGTTGGGAAACCAAAGAGGAACAAGCAGATCGCGGAGAGAGATGCCGCAATCGAAGCACTGGGATGGCTGACACAAACATCTGGAACGAAGCTCCAAGATGAGGGCGACGACTCCCCGCTTGACCTGACTGATAACATGCTTAAGCTGCTTAGTAAACCGAGGAAGCATACTCGAAAAAATTCGAGGAAATGA
- the LOC127292852 gene encoding protein NAR1: MSSSRFSPALQASDLNDFIAPSQDCVVSLNKNSAASRLPIKKKEVLVTKPPEESVKISLKDCLACSGCITSAETVMLEKQSLDDFVTRINSGKAVIVSVSPQSRASLAAFFGLSQSQVFRKLTALFKSMGVKAVYDTSSSRDLALIEACNEFVSRYKLNQLSSEKEAGASLPVLSSACPGWICYAEKTLGSYILPYISSVKSPQQVIGAAIKHHMVEKLGLKPYDIYHVTVMPCYDKKLEAVRDDFVFSVEDKEITEVDSVLTTGEVLDLIQSKSIDFKTMEESPLDRLLTNVDEDGSLYGVSGGSGGYAETIFRYAARALFNREMEGPLDFKVMRNLDFREVTLEVEGRPVLKFALCYGFRNLQNFVRKIKMGKCEYHYIEVMACPSGCLNGGGQIKPAKGQSPKDLIRQLEGVYMQDVSISSPFDNPIAKTLYDDWLVQPGSDNAKRYLHTQYHPVVKSVTSQLQNW; encoded by the exons ATGTCTTCCAGCAGGTTCTCGCCGGCGCTGCAGGCATCGGATCTCAACGACTTCATCGCCCCCTCGCAGGACTGCGTCGTCTCCCTCAACAAGAACTCCGCCGCCAGCCGCCTCCCG ATTAAGAAAAAGGAAGTTCTGGTGACAAAACCTCCAGAAGAGTCAGTGAAGATTTCACTAAAGGACTGTTTGGCTTGCAG TGGTTGCATAACATCAGCAGAGACAGTTATGCTTGAGAAGCAAAGCTTGGATGACTTCGTTACTCGCATCAACTCTGGCAAAGCTGTCATTGTATCTGTGTCTCCCCAGTCAAGAGCATCACTAGCTGCATTCTTTGGTCTTTCTCAGTCACAG GTTTTCAGAAAACTAACTGCTCTGTTCAAGTCAATGGGCGTAAAAGCAGTGTATGACACAAGTAGCAGTAGAGATCTGGCACTAATTGAAGCGTGCAATGAATTTGTTTCACGCTATAAGCTAAATCAATTGTCTTCTGAAAAAGAAGCTGGAGCCAGTCTTCCTGTACTTTCATCTGCATGCCCAG GTTGGATATGTTATGCTGAAAAGACTCTTGGTTCATATATCTTGCCCTACATCTCATCTGTAAAGAGTCCCCAACAAGTGATTGGTGCAGCTATCAAGCATCATATGGTTGAAAAACTTGGTCTCAA GCCGTATGATATCTATCATGTTACTGTCATGCCATGTTATGACAAAAAACTTGAAGCTGTCCGGGACGACTTTGTTTTCTCAGTGGAAGATAAAGAAATTACAGAGGTGGACTCGGTATTGACAACCGGTGAAGTGTTGGACTTGATACAG TCCAAATCTATTGATTTCAAGACAATGGAGGAATCTCCTTTGGACAGATT ATTAACGAATGTTGATGAGGATGGTTCTCTATATGGGGTTTCTGGTGGCTCGGGTGGTTATGCAGAAACCATCTTCCGTTATGCAGCACGTGCACTCTTCAACAGAGAAATGGAAGGTCCGCTTGATTTCAAAGTAATGCGAAATTTAGATTTCCGTGAAGTTACACTGGAG GTGGAGGGCAGACCTGTTCTGAAGTTTGCCCTTTGTTATGGATTCAGAAACCTACAGAACTTTGTTAGGAAGATTAAGATGGGAAAATGTGAATACCACTACATCGAAGTTATGGCGTGCCCATCAG GTTGTCTGAACGGAGGAGGTCAAATAAAACCTGCTAAAGGCCAATCTCCCAAGGATCTCATCCGACAATTAGAGGGTGTATACATGCAAGAT GTATCAATATCTAGCCCCTTCGACAACCCGATTGCGAAGACATTATATGACGACTGGCTCGTACAACCTGGTTCAGACAATGCAAAGAGGTATTTGCACACGCAGTATCACCCTGTGGTGAAAAGTGTCACGTCGCAGTTGCAGAACTGGTGA